A window of Polyangia bacterium genomic DNA:
CCGGGTGGCGTCGTTGGTCCAGCGGCCGGCACAGTTCACGACGGTATCGGCCTCGTATTGGGCGCCGTCGGCGGTGCGCACTCCGGTCACGCGATCGCCGGCCACGATCAGGTCATCGACCCGGGCGCCGCAGACGATTTGCGCGCCATGGCGACGCCGCGCGGCGGACAGCATCGCATGCGCGTAGACGACCGGATCGAGCCACCCTTCTTCCGGAAAGAATGCCACCGGCGCGTCGCCGATCATCGCCGGATCGATGTCGGGCTCCAACTCCTGCACCTGCCGCGCGGTTATCCACTCCGCGGCATAGCCCCAAGACTGCAGCCGTTCTACGTTCTGGCGCTGCGCCGCGCGATCGGGTTCGGCTTCCCATTCCAGACTGCCGCCGCCGTGCCACCACGGAAGGGCGCCGAATTCTTCGGCCAGCGCGGCATGCGCCTTCATGCCGGCGACATTCAGATCGTGATAGGGCTTCGGCGGCTTTTTGTGCGCGTTGGTCCAGGCGAAGCTGATGCCAGAGGTGCCGCCGCCGATGCGCGCCGCTTCCAGCACCGTAACAGCCGCGCCGGCCTGAGCCAGCCGATACGCGACCGAGGCGCCCATCACGCCGGCACCGATCACTATCGTCTTAATCATCTGCATCTCCTCTGGTTCAATGGATTATGGTATGCAGCCGGCCGGCCATCGCCAGAGGACATCAAGATCGGCTGGACGATCCAGCATTGCCGCAGCGCAGCGGAACGGCGGGTGCAAACCCTCGGTCTCGAGCGAGAGATTCGGGTCACTCCAGAGCACAAGCCGGCTCTCTTGAATGCGTGCCCCCGTTCCCGATCCCCGACAAAACCCTCCTCACGAAAAAATCGACAATGGAAATCAGGAGCAGCCTGATCGGCCTCAGGACGGCTGCTGCGATACGGCCTTTCACTCAGGAAGCTGGAGTGATCGATCAGGTCGCGACAGCGGCCTGCTGCCAGCGGTTCGAGTACGGGTTTTCTAAATCGGTGTAAAGACAGGCGATCTTTCGATCCTCCGTGTAGGTCCGCTCGATAATCCTGCGTACCAGGACGGGACACGCTTCAAGACCGGCTCTTTTGAGCAAAAAAGGCTTTGAAGGCGGCGGTTAGCGGAAGACGATTTGGCGTTGCTCAGGCCGGTCGAACGGAGGATGCTTCCTTCATAACCACCCGGATCCTCTCGCATCTGGGCTTAGACTAAGGTTACCCGCTCCATGAAGCCGTCCCTCCTATCCGTCCTCTGCGCCGCTTTTCTCATGAGCCAAGCCCACGCCCAGGGCCTCCTCCAGACGAACCGCGTCTCCGCGGATCTCGCAAACCAAGCCGTTGCGGCGGTTGTTGCGAAATGCGCCAGCCAGGGTTACGCCGAGACCGGCGTGCTGATCGATGCCGACGGGGTGCAGCAGGCTGTGCTGCGCGGTAATCGCGCCGGCGCGCACACGCTCGACAGCGCCTTTGCCAAGGCCTACACGTCGGCATCGTTCAAGACCGACACGACCGCGCTTGTTGAAAGGTCGAAGACGGTACCGGTATTGGCGAACCTATTCAAATTGCCGCATCTGCTGTTGCTCGGCGGAGGCATCCCCATCAAGGTGGGCGACGAAGTGGTTGGAGCGATTGGCGCCGCCGGGGCCCCGGGCGGCGATCTCGACGACGCGTGCGCCCGCGCCGGCCTGGACGTGATCAAGGACCAGCTGAAGTAGCGGTCACGCCGTTTATCGGAAGTCTGAGCCGGTGAAGGAATCACAGAATGAGAGTCGGGATCTCGCTCACGAGTAATCACCCGAACGTGAAAGACCCGCGCCAAGGAGCGCGCTGGATGATCGAGCGAGCCGCGGCGGCACACCGCTCCGGGCTCGATACCCTGTTCGTCGGCGACCAGCACGTCTCGCCCACGCCCTATTATCAGAACACGCCGATGCTCGGGCGGCTGCTCGCGGAGTGGGGAACGGCCCCGGCCGGGTGCCTGTTCCTGCTCCCCTTATGGCACCCGGTGCTGGTGGCTGAGCAGATCGGGACGCTGGCGGCCAT
This region includes:
- a CDS encoding FAD-dependent oxidoreductase; translation: MIKTIVIGAGVMGASVAYRLAQAGAAVTVLEAARIGGGTSGISFAWTNAHKKPPKPYHDLNVAGMKAHAALAEEFGALPWWHGGGSLEWEAEPDRAAQRQNVERLQSWGYAAEWITARQVQELEPDIDPAMIGDAPVAFFPEEGWLDPVVYAHAMLSAARRRHGAQIVCGARVDDLIVAGDRVTGVRTADGAQYEADTVVNCAGRWTNDATRDASLHLPLAPTVGFLVFTPPVAAGLRRVVRTPVIDARPDGAGRLMLIADTTLSFDARPSTS
- a CDS encoding LLM class flavin-dependent oxidoreductase encodes the protein MRVGISLTSNHPNVKDPRQGARWMIERAAAAHRSGLDTLFVGDQHVSPTPYYQNTPMLGRLLAEWGTAPAGCLFLLPLWHPVLVAEQIGTLAAIAQGPFIMQCGLGWGEARFAAMGANIRTRPSAFEEALDIVRRLLAG
- a CDS encoding heme-binding protein, with protein sequence MKPSLLSVLCAAFLMSQAHAQGLLQTNRVSADLANQAVAAVVAKCASQGYAETGVLIDADGVQQAVLRGNRAGAHTLDSAFAKAYTSASFKTDTTALVERSKTVPVLANLFKLPHLLLLGGGIPIKVGDEVVGAIGAAGAPGGDLDDACARAGLDVIKDQLK